Proteins from a genomic interval of Roseinatronobacter monicus:
- a CDS encoding DUF2975 domain-containing protein, whose translation MQRIQRMATALLPVMGVFCLFYVIFTGHDALDLAILTPERWLESRYADPQAQIAQSTRIIAAFAMLSPVIAGLVAVFMAIYVLNLVRQGVLFDERIAQGFRVAGVATAVSGILGMAISWLRPTILSWHNQGGALAPDVFFHSDTAGLIVCGAMFWLVGWIMREAIRIADDNEGFV comes from the coding sequence ATGCAACGCATTCAACGCATGGCGACAGCGCTTTTGCCCGTGATGGGCGTGTTCTGTCTGTTTTACGTTATCTTCACCGGGCATGATGCGCTTGATCTGGCCATCCTGACGCCCGAGCGCTGGCTTGAAAGCCGATATGCCGATCCGCAAGCGCAAATCGCGCAAAGCACGCGGATCATCGCGGCCTTTGCCATGCTTAGCCCGGTCATCGCGGGGCTCGTGGCCGTGTTCATGGCGATCTATGTGCTTAACCTTGTGCGCCAAGGCGTGCTGTTTGATGAACGCATCGCGCAGGGGTTCCGCGTGGCCGGGGTGGCGACAGCCGTTTCGGGCATTCTGGGCATGGCGATATCGTGGCTCAGGCCCACCATCCTGTCTTGGCACAACCAGGGCGGCGCGCTTGCGCCCGATGTCTTCTTCCACTCTGACACGGCCGGGCTGATCGTCTGCGGGGCCATGTTCTGGCTGGTCGGCTGGATCATGCGCGAGGCAATACGTATTGCCGATGACAATGAGGGCTTTGTCTGA
- a CDS encoding recombinase family protein, whose amino-acid sequence MTSESIMVPRAQSLPEKVCGQHRDRQAIVYIRQSTLQQVERNQESTRLQYALVDRAFALGWPREAIVVVDDDLGRSGASIEGRLGFQRLVAEVGLGRVGLVLGVEMSRLARSCRDWHQLLEICSLFDTLIADADGVYDPSNFNDRLLLGLKGTMSEAELHIIKARMLEGRRAKARRGELAKSLPAGYVARPSGEVIFEPDEQAQGVIRLIFDLFERLRSVGGVLRYLNEHNIQMPIRRKDGPTKGDLEWRRPSRATLHNLFNNPIYAGVYAWGARPVDRRRQKPGRPGTGRCVKAPDNVEVFLPDRLPAYISLEQFESIQAQIRANLPSAQGPVRAGSALLSGMVICGACGLRMQPTYNNNGQVARYICNGMHMAYAEPICQSLKAAPVDEAVSRAILRSLEPAALEISLAVASDLEAERKSLDRQWQQRLERAQFEVDRARRSYASVEPENRLVARSLEKSWEEALASQARLMVDYDRFQRERLQAPSRTELEAIRTLTQDLPALWQAATTTQRERQEIVRLLLERVIIKMVDDTEHVEVTCHWHGGNQTMHKVIRPVARITALSSYPALIARMKELYEAGHSSRCIANILNEEGFVPPKRRNTYTPEMVRHRLVAAGIAKPQRKKPSASAMIVREPDEWTIRELAEAIGMPQATLYYWVANGRLSSRLVKHDRKPVKLVTADATMIEDLKAIRASPPHLRRLPPRQSAEQLKLIT is encoded by the coding sequence ATGACGTCAGAATCGATCATGGTCCCGCGCGCCCAGAGTTTACCCGAGAAAGTCTGCGGACAGCATCGCGATCGCCAAGCGATCGTTTATATTCGCCAATCAACGCTGCAGCAGGTTGAGCGCAATCAGGAATCGACACGGCTGCAATACGCTCTGGTTGACCGGGCTTTCGCACTTGGCTGGCCGCGGGAAGCGATCGTCGTGGTCGACGATGATCTGGGACGCTCGGGCGCCTCGATCGAGGGACGGCTTGGCTTTCAGCGGCTGGTAGCAGAAGTCGGACTGGGTCGTGTCGGATTGGTCCTTGGGGTCGAGATGTCACGGCTTGCGCGCTCGTGCCGGGACTGGCACCAGTTGTTGGAGATTTGCTCCCTATTCGATACATTGATTGCGGATGCCGATGGCGTTTACGACCCATCGAATTTCAACGATAGGCTCCTGTTAGGCTTAAAGGGGACAATGAGCGAGGCCGAACTGCATATTATCAAGGCAAGAATGCTGGAGGGGCGACGTGCGAAGGCCCGGCGCGGCGAACTCGCAAAGAGTTTGCCAGCGGGTTATGTAGCGCGCCCGTCGGGGGAGGTCATCTTCGAACCTGATGAACAGGCCCAGGGCGTCATCCGTCTTATCTTTGATTTGTTTGAGCGGCTGCGGTCGGTTGGAGGTGTGCTGCGGTATCTGAACGAGCACAATATACAGATGCCGATACGCAGGAAAGATGGCCCGACCAAGGGTGATCTTGAGTGGCGCCGCCCAAGCCGAGCCACGCTGCATAACCTGTTCAACAATCCTATTTATGCCGGTGTGTATGCCTGGGGTGCGCGGCCCGTCGACAGGCGGCGCCAGAAGCCGGGGCGTCCTGGAACCGGGCGCTGCGTGAAGGCGCCGGACAATGTCGAGGTGTTTCTGCCAGACCGGTTGCCGGCCTATATCAGCTTGGAGCAATTCGAGAGCATCCAAGCGCAGATTAGGGCCAACCTGCCGAGCGCGCAGGGGCCGGTCCGGGCTGGAAGCGCTTTGCTATCGGGCATGGTGATTTGTGGCGCGTGCGGCTTGAGGATGCAGCCAACCTATAACAACAATGGTCAAGTCGCGCGCTACATCTGCAATGGCATGCACATGGCCTACGCAGAACCAATCTGTCAGTCGCTTAAAGCGGCCCCGGTTGATGAGGCTGTGTCGCGCGCTATCCTGCGATCGCTGGAACCAGCCGCGCTCGAGATCAGTCTTGCGGTCGCCAGCGACCTTGAAGCGGAACGCAAATCTCTCGATCGTCAATGGCAGCAGCGTCTTGAGCGCGCCCAATTCGAGGTTGATCGCGCCCGGCGGAGTTATGCCAGCGTCGAGCCAGAGAACCGACTGGTTGCGCGTAGTCTCGAGAAGAGTTGGGAAGAGGCGCTGGCGAGCCAAGCGCGCCTCATGGTTGATTATGACCGCTTCCAGCGCGAACGTCTGCAAGCACCGAGCCGCACTGAACTGGAGGCGATCCGTACCCTTACCCAAGATCTCCCCGCGCTTTGGCAGGCGGCAACAACCACACAAAGAGAACGACAGGAAATTGTACGGCTGCTGCTCGAAAGGGTTATCATCAAGATGGTTGATGACACCGAGCATGTGGAGGTCACGTGTCATTGGCATGGCGGCAATCAAACGATGCACAAGGTGATCCGTCCTGTCGCGCGGATCACCGCGCTCAGCAGCTATCCGGCACTGATTGCGCGCATGAAGGAACTCTACGAAGCTGGCCACAGTAGCCGCTGCATTGCCAATATTCTCAACGAAGAAGGCTTTGTCCCCCCCAAGCGTCGTAACACCTATACCCCCGAAATGGTCCGCCACCGCCTGGTTGCGGCGGGCATCGCCAAACCACAGCGCAAAAAACCCAGCGCCTCAGCGATGATTGTGCGCGAACCCGACGAGTGGACAATCCGAGAATTAGCCGAAGCCATCGGCATGCCTCAAGCGACCCTGTATTATTGGGTCGCCAACGGCCGCCTAAGCAGCCGCCTGGTTAAACATGACCGCAAACCGGTGAAGCTGGTGACTGCTGACGCGACAATGATCGAGGATCTTAAAGCGATCCGCGCGAGCCCGCCCCACCTGAGGCGCCTGCCGCCCCGGCAAAGCGCAGAACAACTTAAACTTATCACTTGA
- a CDS encoding MFS transporter encodes MTAFPKGPQQIWPQFGLLVGAHCLGAMNLLAVLACSPLIAAELQLSATEIGLIASAYALGITLLSIPAGRLSDVIGVRMSLLLAGLVMVAGTVVFALAQGIGQAFAGMFIVGSGYSLVNPAAGRAVMLWYPTGVRATLMGIKQTGVPLGGALGTSAALLAPVASWQGVVMGVGAVTAACGVAFLLLPADNDKNATPRVALSEELAAIRLLFRNPVLGRNNLASGLNNGAQFILWSHLIEFLRLGAGFGLPMANACLSLLHICSIAGRVFWGWATDWFFRADSRLTLMIVTGVSAVSLLAMATIGPSNAVLLAPLVVAVLGLTICSATGVQVALTLQSIDPPRSGGAIGYNMVATNLGGVLAPPLFGMIVETSGGFALAWCLIAAAVIFAFGLLWVDRQNF; translated from the coding sequence ATGACCGCATTCCCGAAGGGCCCCCAGCAGATCTGGCCGCAATTTGGCCTGCTTGTCGGGGCGCACTGTCTGGGCGCTATGAATTTGCTGGCAGTTCTGGCTTGCAGCCCATTGATTGCCGCAGAACTCCAGCTTTCGGCAACTGAGATCGGGCTTATCGCAAGTGCCTATGCACTGGGTATCACCTTGCTATCGATTCCTGCCGGACGCTTGAGCGATGTCATCGGAGTGCGGATGTCACTGCTTTTGGCGGGGCTGGTCATGGTGGCCGGGACAGTGGTGTTCGCACTCGCGCAAGGTATCGGCCAAGCGTTTGCGGGGATGTTCATTGTCGGTTCCGGATACAGCCTTGTCAATCCGGCAGCGGGGCGTGCGGTCATGCTGTGGTATCCGACCGGGGTCCGCGCCACGCTCATGGGCATAAAGCAGACCGGCGTGCCATTGGGCGGCGCATTAGGCACCAGCGCGGCATTGCTCGCCCCGGTCGCAAGCTGGCAAGGTGTTGTCATGGGCGTCGGGGCTGTGACAGCCGCCTGCGGCGTGGCCTTCCTGCTTTTACCCGCTGACAATGATAAAAATGCCACTCCGAGAGTTGCTCTGTCAGAGGAACTCGCAGCCATCCGGTTGTTGTTCAGAAATCCGGTTCTGGGCCGCAATAATTTGGCCAGCGGCCTGAATAACGGCGCGCAGTTCATCCTGTGGAGCCACCTGATAGAATTCTTGCGCCTTGGTGCCGGGTTTGGCCTGCCTATGGCGAATGCCTGTCTCAGTCTGTTGCATATTTGTAGCATAGCTGGACGGGTTTTTTGGGGCTGGGCCACCGATTGGTTCTTTCGCGCGGACTCTCGCCTGACGCTGATGATTGTTACCGGGGTGTCCGCAGTCAGCTTGCTGGCGATGGCAACTATCGGTCCGAGCAATGCGGTCCTGCTTGCTCCGCTTGTGGTCGCAGTTCTCGGGCTTACGATTTGCTCTGCGACAGGGGTGCAGGTGGCATTGACCTTGCAGAGCATTGACCCGCCACGATCTGGTGGTGCGATTGGCTACAATATGGTTGCCACCAATCTGGGCGGGGTACTGGCGCCACCACTGTTCGGGATGATCGTTGAAACCAGCGGAGGGTTTGCGCTAGCGTGGTGTCTTATCGCAGCGGCCGTCATTTTTGCATTTGGTTTGCTGTGGGTCGATCGTCAAAATTTCTGA
- a CDS encoding helix-turn-helix domain-containing protein has protein sequence MQIIVRLDVMLAKRKMKSKDLAEVIGISTQNLSLLKTGQVRGIRFETLAKICAALDCQPGDLLEAMPDD, from the coding sequence ATGCAAATCATCGTCAGGCTGGATGTGATGCTGGCCAAACGCAAGATGAAATCCAAGGATCTGGCCGAGGTCATCGGCATCAGCACCCAAAACCTCAGCCTGCTGAAAACCGGTCAGGTGCGCGGCATCCGGTTTGAAACGCTGGCGAAGATTTGCGCCGCGCTCGACTGCCAGCCGGGCGACCTGCTGGAAGCCATGCCTGACGACTGA
- a CDS encoding IS3 family transposase (programmed frameshift): protein MAKQKRYTAEFKAKVALEAIREELTTAELSKKYEVHPTMINGWKRTAIAKMAQSFDAKPVGEPVISGKDVEKLHAKIGQLVVERDFLADGLQAHSRDWRQKAVKKDHPKLSVRRQCTLLSLARSTLYYQPCGESAENLKFMKIIDEQFLKTPWYGSRQMARHMQREGHKCGRHRARRLMRLMRLVPIYQEPKTSKKNPEHKVYPYLLKDLPITRPNQVWCTDITYIRMQRGFLYLVAIMDWHSRKVLSWRLSNTMDAGFCVEALKEALATYGPPEIFNSDQGSQFTSTDFTDVLKDAKVKISMDGRGRWIDNRMIERLWRSLKYECVFLNTFETGREARQGIGTWIAYYNEERPHSSHGLMTPDEVYDNRKPNMKLAA from the exons ATGGCGAAACAGAAGCGTTACACGGCAGAATTCAAGGCGAAGGTTGCCTTGGAAGCGATCCGTGAAGAGTTGACGACGGCAGAGCTGTCGAAGAAATATGAAGTACATCCGACGATGATCAACGGCTGGAAACGCACGGCAATTGCCAAGATGGCGCAGTCGTTTGACGCCAAGCCGGTTGGTGAACCAGTGATTTCCGGCAAGGATGTAGAGAAGCTGCACGCCAAGATTGGCCAATTGGTAGTGGAACGGGATTTTTTGGCGGATG GCCTCCAGGCTCATTCTCGGGACTGGAGGCAAAAAGCCGTGAAGAAAGATCATCCCAAACTGAGTGTCCGGCGGCAATGCACACTGCTGTCGCTCGCCCGATCGACGCTGTACTATCAGCCCTGCGGTGAAAGCGCGGAAAACCTGAAATTCATGAAGATCATCGACGAGCAATTCCTGAAAACGCCATGGTACGGCTCGCGGCAGATGGCGCGTCATATGCAAAGAGAGGGTCACAAATGCGGCCGCCATCGCGCAAGACGGCTGATGCGGCTCATGCGTTTGGTGCCGATCTATCAGGAACCCAAGACCAGTAAGAAAAACCCCGAACACAAGGTTTATCCATATCTTCTAAAAGATCTGCCCATCACGCGTCCCAACCAGGTGTGGTGTACGGACATTACCTATATCCGCATGCAGCGCGGGTTTTTGTATCTGGTCGCCATCATGGACTGGCACAGCCGCAAGGTGCTGAGCTGGCGGCTGTCCAATACTATGGATGCCGGGTTCTGCGTCGAGGCCTTGAAGGAGGCACTGGCCACCTATGGCCCGCCCGAAATTTTCAATTCGGACCAGGGCAGCCAGTTCACCAGCACCGATTTCACCGACGTTTTGAAAGACGCAAAGGTGAAGATTTCGATGGATGGGCGCGGCCGCTGGATCGACAACCGCATGATCGAACGACTGTGGCGGTCCTTGAAATACGAATGCGTCTTCTTGAACACCTTCGAAACTGGCCGGGAGGCGCGCCAGGGGATCGGCACCTGGATCGCTTATTACAATGAAGAACGCCCGCATTCATCCCACGGCCTGATGACCCCGGACGAAGTTTATGATAATCGCAAACCAAACATGAAACTTGCCGCGTGA
- the tnpA gene encoding IS66-like element accessory protein TnpA → MADGSGFDGRLGLVEPVRGNRRWPDDVKAQIVAESFQPGARVVDVAKRYDIVPHQLSDWRRMARDGKLVLPADVMTAVSDATLSADKSEPAFVPLEVAMTRQGAGSMSGYGERDETCDEITVTIGSDVIIRVPASAAVARAAELIRLVRGVEVVAEIRTSC, encoded by the coding sequence ATGGCGGATGGAAGTGGATTCGATGGACGGCTGGGGCTCGTTGAGCCTGTTCGGGGCAACCGTCGTTGGCCAGATGATGTGAAAGCGCAGATTGTGGCAGAGAGTTTTCAACCTGGTGCGCGCGTTGTGGACGTTGCGAAACGCTATGACATTGTCCCACATCAGTTGTCAGATTGGCGGCGGATGGCGCGTGATGGCAAATTGGTTCTGCCTGCGGATGTCATGACAGCAGTCAGTGATGCAACCCTGTCAGCCGATAAGTCTGAGCCTGCATTTGTGCCATTGGAAGTTGCAATGACACGACAGGGCGCTGGCAGCATGTCAGGGTACGGTGAACGCGACGAGACGTGTGATGAGATAACGGTGACGATTGGATCTGATGTCATTATCCGCGTTCCGGCCAGTGCTGCTGTGGCGCGCGCGGCTGAATTGATCCGTTTGGTGCGGGGGGTAGAGGTGGTCGCGGAAATTCGGACCAGTTGCTAA
- a CDS encoding DUF6404 family protein, translated as MTDKAEFDRKLAAALAELRATGMWSANYDPHMDHALRRLGLRLRPPHYRSCMRVFLGYALFFVIGWGALMWMWAWREAWVTAGFVGVPWEYLVRSGIFWSVMGLGLALSLLYDRRKHRLRDWDTL; from the coding sequence ATGACAGACAAGGCGGAATTCGACCGCAAACTGGCCGCTGCACTGGCAGAGCTACGGGCAACCGGCATGTGGTCCGCGAATTATGACCCCCATATGGATCACGCCTTACGCAGACTGGGCCTGCGGTTGCGACCACCGCATTATCGGTCATGCATGCGCGTGTTCCTTGGATATGCGCTGTTTTTCGTCATCGGGTGGGGCGCCTTGATGTGGATGTGGGCCTGGCGGGAAGCGTGGGTTACGGCGGGATTCGTCGGGGTCCCGTGGGAGTATCTTGTCAGGTCTGGCATTTTTTGGAGTGTGATGGGCTTGGGCTTGGCCCTGTCGCTGCTTTATGACCGCCGCAAACACCGCTTGCGCGACTGGGACACGCTGTGA
- a CDS encoding IS6 family transposase produces MIDFKGAHYPKSVVLFAVFFYLRYPVSYRDLEEIMQERGVDVDHATLNRWVVKYSPLIAAKAQAKKRPTAISWRMDETYIKVKGKWMYHYRAVDRNGQTLDFMLSERRDKPAARRFFRRAIGNNGIPDRIVIDKSGANLAGLEAVNVTLKFTGTGQTIKILQVKYLNNILEQDHRFIKRITGRMLGFKAFHSASATLEGIETAHMIRKGQFGANGMTAFQQFAQLAA; encoded by the coding sequence ATGATTGACTTCAAGGGCGCACATTACCCGAAATCGGTGGTCTTGTTCGCAGTGTTTTTCTATCTACGCTACCCTGTGTCCTATCGTGACCTCGAAGAGATAATGCAGGAGCGCGGTGTCGATGTTGACCACGCAACCCTGAACCGTTGGGTGGTCAAGTACTCCCCATTGATTGCGGCAAAAGCTCAGGCGAAAAAGCGTCCGACGGCCATCTCTTGGCGGATGGATGAGACTTACATCAAGGTTAAGGGCAAGTGGATGTATCACTACCGCGCGGTGGACCGGAACGGCCAAACCCTTGATTTCATGCTATCTGAGCGGCGTGACAAGCCGGCGGCGCGGCGCTTCTTCCGACGTGCAATCGGCAACAACGGCATCCCCGACCGCATCGTTATCGACAAAAGTGGGGCAAATCTGGCGGGCCTGGAAGCCGTGAATGTGACCCTCAAATTCACAGGAACTGGGCAGACCATCAAGATCCTGCAGGTCAAATACCTGAACAATATCCTCGAGCAGGACCACCGGTTCATCAAGCGCATCACAGGTCGAATGCTCGGCTTCAAGGCATTCCATTCGGCGTCTGCTACGCTTGAAGGAATCGAGACCGCGCATATGATCCGTAAGGGACAATTCGGCGCCAACGGCATGACCGCATTCCAGCAGTTCGCCCAGCTCGCAGCATAA
- a CDS encoding tripartite tricarboxylate transporter substrate binding protein encodes MFNITPSLKGSAAVIATAAMAFAPALASASPLGSDPIRLVIPFGPGGGSDITARVLSATAPEFCGPRIDVVSMSGAAGLEAVNFVRNAPANGHTLLVSDYGPVVTSGFLDDVDWSHDDWQPVMNFTEWLPTVYTRPDHPIQTIEDWVAAAEADPGSITFGHANPMGLVHLPLILFEMETGLENIHVPTSGGGETRSLIMGGHIDLGMTLPPSIASEVASGELTALGVFSAERSPVLPDTRTFREAGYDVVLPAWLMVIATSDVPAETVEYLQDCFMEALASPTAIAMSDRVNAGIEPLNAADSTALYQATVASIGDILRSMGEID; translated from the coding sequence ATGTTCAACATCACACCCTCACTCAAAGGCTCTGCAGCGGTGATAGCTACAGCAGCTATGGCGTTTGCACCTGCGCTCGCAAGCGCAAGCCCGCTGGGTAGCGATCCGATCCGCTTGGTCATTCCGTTCGGCCCCGGTGGCGGCAGCGACATTACGGCACGCGTATTGTCCGCGACTGCACCCGAGTTTTGTGGCCCGCGGATCGACGTGGTCAGCATGTCGGGTGCCGCAGGCCTTGAGGCCGTAAATTTTGTCCGTAATGCCCCTGCCAATGGGCACACGCTGCTCGTCTCGGATTATGGCCCTGTTGTAACATCAGGCTTTCTTGATGATGTAGATTGGAGCCACGATGACTGGCAACCTGTCATGAATTTCACGGAATGGCTGCCGACTGTTTACACACGCCCCGACCATCCGATCCAAACCATAGAGGACTGGGTCGCGGCCGCCGAAGCTGATCCTGGTAGCATCACTTTCGGCCATGCCAATCCTATGGGGCTGGTGCATCTGCCGCTCATCCTGTTTGAAATGGAAACCGGGCTGGAAAATATTCACGTACCAACCTCTGGCGGCGGCGAAACCCGCAGTCTGATCATGGGTGGTCACATCGACCTTGGCATGACACTGCCGCCGAGCATTGCATCAGAAGTCGCATCTGGAGAATTGACAGCCTTGGGGGTTTTCTCGGCAGAACGTTCGCCTGTCCTACCCGATACACGGACATTCCGCGAAGCCGGATATGATGTTGTGTTGCCAGCATGGCTGATGGTGATCGCTACTTCTGACGTCCCTGCGGAAACGGTCGAATACTTGCAGGACTGCTTCATGGAAGCCCTGGCATCGCCCACGGCGATCGCAATGAGCGATCGTGTCAACGCGGGTATCGAGCCTCTGAACGCGGCGGATTCGACAGCGCTTTATCAGGCGACGGTTGCCTCGATTGGTGACATCCTACGCAGCATGGGCGAGATCGATTAA
- a CDS encoding tripartite tricarboxylate transporter TctB family protein, whose amino-acid sequence MKNIFSTAFTRLDFFTGLVTIIIGVVGLLDITYGNWRPGPGLGPHAFPQLAYITLIIAGLAIWIDVLRGKSDDPPENLRAILLTGVGLVAIGMGMFWLIGKLGLIVSVAATLIGASFLLTRHPFQHWPSTIVVPIIATAVIWVLFVQLINIPLPRGLLF is encoded by the coding sequence ATGAAGAATATCTTTTCAACTGCCTTTACCCGTCTGGACTTTTTCACTGGGCTGGTCACCATAATTATTGGCGTGGTTGGCCTGCTGGACATCACCTACGGCAACTGGCGTCCGGGGCCCGGACTGGGGCCTCATGCCTTTCCGCAGCTTGCCTACATCACCCTGATCATTGCAGGTCTTGCAATCTGGATTGATGTGCTGCGCGGCAAATCTGATGACCCCCCGGAAAACCTGCGCGCGATTTTGCTGACGGGCGTGGGGTTGGTCGCAATAGGCATGGGTATGTTCTGGTTGATTGGAAAACTGGGATTGATCGTCAGCGTGGCCGCGACGCTGATCGGAGCGAGCTTTCTGCTGACGCGCCATCCTTTTCAGCATTGGCCCAGTACAATTGTGGTTCCGATCATTGCCACAGCAGTAATCTGGGTTCTGTTTGTTCAACTGATTAACATACCTCTGCCACGTGGATTGCTATTCTGA
- a CDS encoding tripartite tricarboxylate transporter permease, giving the protein MMLEAFVDALYLAFSPEVILYVAIGVFMGVTLGAIPGLSGDMAIAILLPIVFFLEPAAALGLLTGIYKGGMFGGSISAISFGVPGTPGSAATAIDGYQAKLKGYPNKALNTALYSSVIGDTTSDFVLIFLALPLAIVALTFGPVEFFALYAFSLLLISALTKGKVAKGVAMAALGILLAMIGRDPIGGSVRLTFGIPELSGGLALIPVLVGIFAVSELIIQLSKAWMERVRRIVDETKQQAQSLLGDYDASKDKLTFAEFRATMKATWIGTTMGTLIGALPGAGSSLAAFISYGLAQRFSRHPGEFGKGSLEGVAAAEAGNSATSGSTLIPLFAFGIPGSATAALFGAAFILMGMTPGPRLIYDHTEVIYALFLILIYANIINLALSHFLLPLYSKIAMIKSRILLPIVCVLAILGTFAAGNSVIDVWVLLFAGLLGVVLRVYNFPLAPLILGFIVAPGAERALRQSLLIGRGEWTHLLSSPIAIGLYATAAIMIFTFTVVMRERK; this is encoded by the coding sequence ATGATGCTGGAAGCCTTTGTTGATGCGCTTTACCTTGCCTTCAGCCCCGAAGTCATTCTGTATGTGGCCATCGGTGTTTTCATGGGGGTTACACTGGGTGCAATCCCCGGCCTGAGCGGCGACATGGCAATCGCCATCTTGCTGCCGATCGTATTTTTCCTTGAACCGGCTGCGGCACTTGGATTGCTGACGGGCATTTATAAGGGGGGGATGTTTGGCGGGTCGATTTCTGCAATCTCATTCGGGGTGCCGGGCACGCCCGGCTCTGCGGCAACGGCGATTGATGGCTATCAGGCCAAGCTGAAAGGTTACCCGAACAAAGCGCTGAATACGGCGCTTTATTCGTCGGTGATCGGCGACACCACAAGTGACTTTGTGCTTATCTTCCTAGCGCTGCCGCTGGCTATTGTTGCGCTCACATTCGGGCCGGTGGAATTCTTCGCGCTCTATGCTTTCTCGCTTTTGCTGATCTCGGCGCTGACCAAAGGCAAAGTGGCGAAAGGGGTGGCGATGGCCGCGCTCGGCATTCTGCTGGCCATGATCGGTCGCGACCCTATCGGGGGCTCGGTCCGGCTGACATTCGGCATCCCTGAACTGTCGGGTGGCCTTGCGCTGATCCCTGTGCTTGTCGGCATATTCGCGGTGTCAGAACTAATCATACAGTTGTCGAAGGCGTGGATGGAGCGGGTCCGCCGGATCGTTGATGAGACCAAACAACAGGCGCAATCACTGCTGGGCGATTATGACGCCAGCAAAGACAAGTTGACCTTCGCCGAGTTCCGCGCCACGATGAAGGCCACATGGATTGGCACAACGATGGGCACGCTAATCGGGGCCCTGCCCGGCGCGGGGTCATCTCTGGCGGCGTTCATCAGCTATGGGCTTGCACAACGCTTTTCACGGCACCCTGGCGAGTTCGGAAAAGGATCGCTTGAAGGTGTCGCTGCTGCCGAGGCCGGCAATAGTGCGACTTCCGGCTCCACGCTCATTCCGCTTTTTGCCTTCGGCATTCCGGGCAGTGCTACTGCCGCGCTATTTGGGGCGGCTTTTATCTTGATGGGGATGACGCCCGGCCCTCGACTGATCTATGATCATACTGAGGTCATCTATGCGCTGTTCCTGATCCTGATCTATGCCAACATCATCAATCTCGCGCTATCGCATTTCCTGCTGCCACTGTATTCCAAGATTGCCATGATCAAGTCGCGTATTCTGCTGCCCATTGTCTGCGTGCTAGCTATTCTGGGCACCTTCGCTGCAGGCAATTCGGTGATTGATGTCTGGGTGCTGCTGTTTGCCGGACTGCTAGGGGTTGTGTTGCGGGTCTATAATTTTCCGCTGGCGCCGCTGATTCTTGGTTTCATCGTCGCACCCGGAGCAGAGCGCGCCTTGCGTCAATCGCTATTGATCGGTCGGGGTGAATGGACACACTTGCTGTCGAGCCCAATTGCCATTGGCCTGTATGCGACCGCTGCGATCATGATCTTCACCTTTACCGTGGTTATGCGCGAGCGAAAGTAA